The Tachysurus vachellii isolate PV-2020 chromosome 10, HZAU_Pvac_v1, whole genome shotgun sequence genomic sequence ACTGACAAACACCCACAGAGCCTTTTATGAGACCGACACAGggacagggacagacagagacagacacagacacagagacagacaaagagactcagagacagacacagagacaaagagactcaagagacagacagagagacacagaatcaGACAAAGAGactcagagacagacacagagacaaagagactcagagacagacacagaatcAGACAAAGagactcagagacagacagcgacAGATAAAGAGActaagagacagacacacagacagagacacaaacagagacaatGTACCTGAAAGCTACTTGTAAGAGGAAAAACATCAAGTTCTGTTTTGGGAATCAAATGTTTGCCTCTCTATGAGGTTATTGTGTGAACGTGATGGGacgtgacagacagacagacagacagacaaccaAATCACTTCAAAGTTTACATGTTCACTTTTATTGATTGACGAACTGTCTGGTACAGTATAATTTGACAACAAGTGCATCATGGGTAATTATGCATACGAAGATTATTCAACTGAACGAGTTTAATCCAACTGGCGATGTAACAACTCAAAGTTTTAAAGGCTTGATAGTAACGtacaaatacagagagagagagaaagagagagagacggagagagcgagagagaactgACCTTAGACTGTATATCTGACCTATTAGACTGTAAgggtttctctttctctctctgatcgTCTCATTTGTGCGACTTGTCTAATAGAACGGATAGAAGCGAAAAGACACCAAACAGTGACGAACTGTAACACAACCTGAATTCTTGAGGTCTAGAAACTACCAGGTTCTTCAACAGGTTCCTAttgtaacaccacacacacacagttatgcTTTTGTGTGACCTAAGGACTTCCTACTGAAATGTATCTTTAATGGAAAATGGGGGACGAAGCTAACGGAGTGCTTTTTGGGGCGTTTCACAGACGTGCGTCTGGGTGAAGGCGTGTGTTCGGCGTGTCATTCAGTCAGACACTCAGGAAGGAGAGGGCGGTGTCTCTCTCCTCCACCAGCTCGGCGGCGGTGGCGTCCATCTTGGCTTGGGAGAAGTCATTGATAGCCAGACCCTCAACAATCTTCCAGGATTTATCCTGCAGGAGAAATGCAAAAGTGTGAGACTTTATAAAGCAGCCAGGATCGATCCATATAACAAGTGTAatttctgggtgtgtgtgtgtgtgtgtgtgtgtgtgtgtgagagatgcgTCTGTTTTGCTCTGAATAATGTCTTCTGTGAAATACCGGACCTTTCTTGCACAGCGTTTTTAATTCCAACAGACATAAAAGGGGAAGTAAATGCGGTTtggaaataaaatcagaagtgGAGAACTAAAGAAACCTCGTAGGACTTGTTTAAGCCAGTtggtttttttctctctcataccTAATGTGGCAGTggcacgcgtgcacacacacacacacacacgtgtatagaACACATGTGCCACTTAACTAAAGCTAGCTCACTAAATGCATATTACCACATCAACTGTTTATGAGCTCGTCGTCCCATCGACTCCACAACAGGCTCGCACTCACCTTGATGGAGATGGGGAAGGAATAGATGAGGTCGTCAGGGACGCCGTAAGGGTTTCCGGTGGAATACACACCCATGGAGATAAACTCACCCtgcacacatgcaaaaaaacaaaacaaaaacaacaaacaagtaaataaataaacaacacaaacacaccaccaaTTTACATCCTATTAAAAAGGtcaattttgtatttaatttaaaatgtgattaaaaatccGACCAACACCAAAGCAAAGTTTAAAAATCAGGCTGAAGTCGAGTCGGGTGCAAGTGTGACGTTTGGGTCTGATCGGTTGTGTGAGATAATGAAACCCCGGCGCTGGTGTGATACAACATGGACTGGGTTAGATGTAGCAGACCTCAGCGGTGCCGGTCCAGATGTTCCTCATGTGGTCACAGATGGCCTTCGCAGCAGACATGGCGCTGGAGAGCTTGCGTGCCTTAATGACTGCTGCTCCACGCTGCTGAACAGtctgaggaaaagacatgaaggaaagaaaaatctttgttcactcactcactcattttctaccgcttatccgaactacctcgggtcacggggagcctgtgcctatctcaggtgtaatcgggcatcaaggcaggatacaccctggacggagtgccaacccatcacagggcacacacacacactctcattcactcacactcacacactacggacaattttccagagatgccaatcaacctaccatgcatgtctttggaccgggggaggaaaccggagtacccggaggaaacccccgaggcacggggagaacatgcaaactccacacacacaaggtggaggcgggaatcgaaccccgaccctggaggtgtgaggtgaacgtgctaaccactaagccaccgtgcccccccaaaatctttgtttatttgaaaataaataaataataataaaaaaaatttaaatttgtatttttgttaattatataatattcatttaattcaacGAAAATATTCTAGTGCTTAAACGAGCTTCCAGATTCTTCCATCCGTTTCACACAATGTTTTTATCTGATTCGCTCTGTACCTAGTCCTCATTCCTATCTTATTTATATGGTAACGAAtgaattatgttttgttttttttattttatttaaagctccTTGAACAACTTCAACATCTGGATGAGTGGAATGTAGGACACAGTGAAGAATAATCAAACTcgttttgcttgttttgtttctaaGAAAAATACCAGAACATTCATTTCTGCTTTCGGTTTCTGCgattctgcttgtgtgtgtctgaagtcCTGATTGACAGTAAATACTCTTTTGTTCTCTACAGATTAGTCAGGAATTTTATCCGAGTTATAATTAATCACGTGCAGCTTCGCGATGCAATTTTCGATTCTAGATGATTGAACGGATTAAGAAACGAATCACTGATTAAAACCTGCCATCTTGTGGCGATAATCTGCCAATACAagctgaattcattcattcatcttctaccgcttatccgaactacctcgggtcacggggagcctgtgcctatctcaggcgtcatcgggcatcaaggcaggatacaccctggacggagtgccaacccatcacagggcacacacacacacactcattcactcacacactacggtcaattttccagagatgccaatcaacctaccatgcatgtctttggaccgggggaggaaaccggagtacccggaggaaacccccgaggcacggggagaacatgcaaactccacacacacaaggtggaggcgggaatcgaaccctgaccctggaggtgtgaggtgaacgtgataaccactaagccaccgtgccccctacaagctgaattattgtttttatatcagAGTACTGGAGTAAAGGTGTATGTTAGTCtaagtgcatttttatttacttctatgTCTATTAATCAATCCTTTTTTTGAGTGAGAACAAATTCGGGGTCAGTGAAGTGTCTTTACACGTCTGGATCGAGGTTGGAAGATCGTTGTGAAAGTTCTTCATGCCTCGCCGAGTCAGTACCATGAGGCATCGCTCGTGACGAGGTGCTTTGTTGTTATAGAGAGAACAAACTCACAGAGATGAAGTCTCCTTTCAGCCAGCTGTCGTCCTTCACGGCGTCGAACGCAGGCACGTCTTTTCCCCCCACGTTGACCAAGCAGTGGTGGACGTCGGGGTACTGGGTGGATGAGTGGTTCCCCCAGATGATCACGTTCTTCACGCTGCTGGCTGAAACACCACAGCGCATCGCCACCTACAGGAGAAGATCCGGAACCACAGCTTAGACTGACAACAGTGGCTAGTGTTTACAATTATAAGCATTTAGTTAATTTACTAGATTAGCTATAATACAgtctacaaaaaacaacaacaaaacacactataACATTCAggctgtttaaaacaaaaacttaaTGATTTTATATTGACGTTGTAAATTGTGTTTAAACACTAACATGTAAACCAAGCACAATGTCCCGTCATGATAACTTTACACACACCCAATATtgccaaatatatatttaattaatcaatgaattaattaaacagGCTTCAGGACACAATGTCAGTGGTTACTTTGCCTTGGGAACATTAAAAGCTAAAATTctaaagattgtgtgtgtgtgtgtgtgtgtgtgtgtgtgtgtgtgtgtgtgtgtgtgtgtgtgtgtagagagagagaaataagaggATAGAGAGTGAGGAaatgaagagaggaagagaaagaggaagtgaagtgagtgggagaaaaagaaagaggaaaagagagaagaagaggaagtgaagaaaggaaaggagagagagagagagagagagagagagagagagagagagagagactttattGGTTTAATCAGTGCATTAATGCATGTTCTAACATAAAAGGCTCAAAAATATGAATCCAGTTTCCAAACCAAACAGttgtaactctgtgtgtgtgtgtgtgtatgtgtgtgtgtgctgacctGAGAGCTGGCACGGTTATGATCCAGGCGAGTCAGACAGGAGAAGTTCTCTTTGGGAATGGAGGGAGCGGATTTAGCTGCGATCAGGCAGTTAGTGTTGGCCGGGTTTCCCACCACCAGAACCTGcagagcaacaacaacaacaaggtttgaaaaggttttttttttacttctactactactactcttcactgttgggcccttgagcaaggcccttaaccctctctgccccAGGgggctgtatcatagctgccccagggggctgtatcatagctgcccctgtgctctaaCCCCAACCTCCAGAGCTGGGATTTCACTgagctgtaatgtagatgtgacaaaataaaggcttctgttctATGGTTCAGTCCATTCTCCAGATCGTGTGATTAACTTTTTTTGGTTGATCTCACATAGAAACTTCCTCTTTGTATGAGGCTTTAAACTCCAgcactacagtaacattgtttttagtttttgctGACGTTCTGCACACTACTGAgatttctcatttattttattgtaaaagcCACCAGCTTGTAGAAAACTTTATTTTCCCTCTGAATGATTTGTTCTTCACAATAATATATAGATTACAAAATTCTGCTCGTGCAGAAGCGGCTTTTCCTCGACGTTCACGCCTTCCCCTCCGTGACCAGGTTTTAAACACCAGTGTACAATAACAGACTGGTCGTGAGCTCGTCTCTGAGAAAAGGCCCCTGGGATAAAGACAGGAGACGCTCCTTAATGCCAGGACGACAGCGAGAGACGCAAACGGTCCTTCGAGAGCTGCGTCAGGTGTTGTAGAGCACTGCTAATGCTGCTgatgggttttatttatttatttatttatttattaattaaataaatagagaaatcAGCAAGTGAAGGAGCAGCAATGCAGCAAAACTCCCCATTTAAATCCTGGctttttaatttcatattttttttggaCTTAAAATGATCAGTAATTATTAAATCTTATGATGATTTAATTATACAGGACAATCAGAAGCTATGAACATTGGGATCTGAAGTGTGTTCACCtcgagcttgtgtgtgtgtgtgtgtatatagtgtgaaCTGATAGCATATATAACATAAGCATTAACACCTCTTCATACTGTACCAGGTGCATTAATCACACCAAGTGTGAGGTGAGAAATCTTTAGAAATCACCTTAACCGTCTTCTTGGCGTACTTGTCCAGCGCCGTGCCCTGAGATTTAAATATAGCCACGTTGGCCTTGAGCAGGTCTTTCCTCTCCATTCCCTCCTTCCTTGGCATGGAGCCAACCAGAATGGCAGCATCCAGGTCCTTAAATGCTACTTCCTCTTTATCTGTGGGGATGACCTCTAcattggggggtgggggggagagggagagagagacagagagagaggcagagacagagagagagggagacagagagagagacagagacagagagagaggcagagacagagagagaggcagagacagagagagaggcagacagagagagagggagacagagagagagacagacagagagagagagagacagagacagacagagagagagagagacagagagagagagagagaaagagagagagagagagagagacagagagagagagagagacagagagagagagagagacagagagagagacagagagagagagacagacagagagagggagacagagagagggagacagagagagggagacagagagagggagacagagagagagagagagagagagagagagagagagagagagagagagagagagagagagagagagagagagagagagagagagagagagagagagagagagagagagagagagggggagagggagagagggagagacggagagagagagagagagagagagagagagagagagggggagagggagagagggagagacggagagagagagagagagaaagagagacagagaaagagagagatcctGCATGTTAGTCTAAGAGATGAACAAGAACTTGTAGCAGTGGATTTTCCACACACATCTTTTCCCCTCCACATTCTCTCCTGTCATGTGACCAGGTGCTGAACAGGAAATCAATCAGAGCAGCTTTGAGATGGAGATACGCGCCTGTTTTTGGCTCTACAGCATCTTTTTAATCCCTTACAGATAACAGGAAGTCCTGCTCTGAAGTCTTCACCATGTGACGTTTTACACATCTGCTCTTTATTCTCACAGCAGCTCCAGGGCAAAACTACAGCCGTGTGACTGACCACATCTAGGGTCATTCTGCTGGGGCTCAGCTGTGATTCTGCAAGCTTTAGGCACCGCGTACATCAGAGAGCCACACAAAAGCAGCGTAAAGCTCTTCTAGAGACCAGTCACGCTTGTGTTTAGAGAGCAGCCTGATTCCCACAGCACAGCAGATTAAACCACAGTGCAGTTAcacaaataagaataataacacTCAAAACGGTGccttcaaaataataataataataataagatatgCAGTCAATTATTTTCAGATGTGTTAAGTAAGAATAAAAATTTTTGtatgcgcacgtgtgtgtgtggatgcttacacacacacacacacacacacacacacacacacacacacacacacacaggcatgtgtTTTACCCTTTAGAAGTGGGAGAGCGCAATCCTGCAGCTCCATGACCACACCGTCCAGCACGGGCAGCATGGGAGTGATGTCCAGCAGCACCAGGATAATAGgctgagaaacacaaacatttccatGCCATAAAAGTGAGGAATTCCCACTGTAGCCATCTTCCTTTGGGTTTACTTATGTACTAACCAGTACTTCATTTCCTGTGACGTCCTGACAGAAATGACTACCTCCGTCTACAATGCGTTATAAtctattttcttttctgataTAACTCTGCTAGTATGTAGCGTGACTGTAGACCAGTCATTATAAAATAGTGATTATAATTagtgattataaaatattacagtttAATGTGCAATACAGCGTCTTAAACGCTTTTTAGTAACGAAGTGTAATTTGGGACGCAGCCACCTCCTGTAACAGTCGAACGCTTACAAGCTCTTTTCCTGGAAACGTTCAGAAATCACACGGTATCTCGTTGTGTAAACTCAGCCCCGTATTCACCTGATCTTTCCCAAACACGTCTCCCTTGGCGATGCCGTACAACAGGGAGTAGGCGATCTGCCCAGCCGCACCGGTCACCAGAACTCGGATAGGATCAGCCTGCgggaagaaaaacagacaacatACAGTGTTTTGTAAAGGGGTGGACGATAAAATAGCGCAACCTCACAGCTCTGAGGTTTtcggtttgatcctgagctacGTGTTCTCCCTGTGACCGTGtaggtttccttcaggttctccaTCTCCACCCACAAACATGCCCAGAACCACCCACAAACATGCCCACAAACATACGCAGGAACCGGCTATGATAAATTACCCTTTGGTGTGAGCaagcgagcgagtgagtgagagtgagagagagtgtgagcaaGAGTatgagcgagcaagagagagagaaaagtgcgagagtgagagtgagagagtgcgagagtgagtgagtgcgagagtgagagggagtgagtgagtgcgagagtgagagggagtgagtgagtgcgagagtgagagggagtgagtgagtgcgagagtgagagggagtgagtgagtgcgagagtgagagggagtgagtgagtgcgagagtgagtgagtgcgagagtgagtgagtgctagagtgagtgagtgcgagagtgagtgagtgcgagagtgagtgagtgcgagagtgagtgagtgcgagagtgagtgagtgcgagagtgcgagagtgagagagtgcgagagtgagagagtgcgagagtgcgagagtgagagagtgcgagagtgagagagtgcatgTTGGCCCTGGATGAACCCAGATGAACAAATGGATGAAGAATAGAGATGAGGCCTGTTTTCCTCACGAATAAAGACAGAAGGACACAGGGGTGATCAGGTTAACCTTCAGAAATAGAACAAGGCCTTGATGTAAGGCATCTTGCCAACTTTAGTGTCCTAAATAGTAACGTGGGAAGCAAGAGGAAGGAAAAATCTCTATTACTGctagattcttcttcttcttcttcttcttcttcttcttattattataatatcaaTAACAAGCGTCCTTCAACCCCATTGTACCGTTAATGGCAgaaaaaactattaaataaatgaattaattaataaaaatacaatatagaAATTCTGGTAAACCGTGAAATTACTTGTGCACCAGTTTTAATTACAGTTAGTTTAGCTTTGGAACTCAGGAGCATTGTATTGTAGCGAACCCCATAACTAGCTGGGCCGTATCCCAAACGCCCACCACACAAAAACTGAGAACACTACTTTAAGTGTAAAACCCGTTATCTTCAGATCCTAAGTAGCGCGCGCACGTAGGGAGTGCGTCACGATTTGGTACAAGACCTTACCGTTAACTCCAGACTTCACAAATGAGCACGAAATCGACCTTTTTAACCgttaattacaaaaataacacGTAGTAATCACGCACAATATTAATAAACTCGTTTTAGATATCCGAATCAAGCATGAGAACGTTTAAAAAACCTACCATTTTATAAGAGTTCGTCCTGCAAGCTGCGTCTCTGCCACTTGTTTAGGAGGTCACCTCTATTTCTTGTACCGGGATCGGTCACGAGGACAGGTGGTGACGTATAGACGCAAAGCATTATGGGCGTTGTAGTCTTAAACGCGCGGTTTGGAATAACGTTAATAGTCGGtttaaactacatttcccataaaTGTATAGATcatcgttttttgttgtttgtttgttgattacgatttttgcttttattatttattttattatcgaACCGTTATTAGTTTCTAATTTGAGCTTTTTATTAACTTTGCGCttggattttattattattataataattattatgattattaaaaaGTGCACGATGTAATTTAAATGTGAGCCACGAGGGGTGATGTTTAATAGCAcaagtgaaataataaaaaaataaaaaaaacaacatgtaatTTCATTTCTGATCATTCACAAAGGTGTGTTTATCGTTTATCAGCTACGTTTGGACAATAATAGTTCATCAGAACGCCACGGAATCAGATGAGCGACCCGGAAACCGTGTCTCGATGTTACCGTAATATTCCGAGTAAAGGGACgcgagaaaaaaacacaacacacaaagttTGGTCCTGTTGCTTAGAAGCGTCCAGGCGCCGAAATCGTGATCTGAGACATCAGTGtgagacttgtgtgtgtgttacactggaAATCTGCACAAAAAAAGACTACCAATCCAGTCTATAAGGTATTTAGACAACAAAAACAACGCTCatccttataataataataataataataataataataataataataataataataaactgaatgCGGTTCTGTTTTAAACCAAAACATTTGACTACAGCATTGAAGGTAAGTTCATGTGCGTTTACTGTTATTTTGGGACCTGCAACGTTTCTAGACATCACAATGTTAATGTCAGCAATCTGAGGCTTGTGGAATCAAACCAGTGTAACAGCTAATAAATATACCGTCTTATCGCGATACCGATATCACGGTACGGGTTAATGTTAAATATCCATGTTTCGTTTGGATAAAAGTTTGTTGTCAAGTTGCACATAGAAACTGtcctggtgtgtgtatgtgtacatgtgtagatagatagatagatcgatcgatcgatagatagatagatagatagatagatagatagacagacagaatagatagacagacagacagacagaatagatagacagatagatagatagatagac encodes the following:
- the mdh1ab gene encoding malate dehydrogenase 1Ab, NAD (soluble), giving the protein MADPIRVLVTGAAGQIAYSLLYGIAKGDVFGKDQPIILVLLDITPMLPVLDGVVMELQDCALPLLKEVIPTDKEEVAFKDLDAAILVGSMPRKEGMERKDLLKANVAIFKSQGTALDKYAKKTVKVLVVGNPANTNCLIAAKSAPSIPKENFSCLTRLDHNRASSQVAMRCGVSASSVKNVIIWGNHSSTQYPDVHHCLVNVGGKDVPAFDAVKDDSWLKGDFISTVQQRGAAVIKARKLSSAMSAAKAICDHMRNIWTGTAEGEFISMGVYSTGNPYGVPDDLIYSFPISIKDKSWKIVEGLAINDFSQAKMDATAAELVEERDTALSFLSV